The sequence below is a genomic window from Glycine max cultivar Williams 82 chromosome 20, Glycine_max_v4.0, whole genome shotgun sequence.
ttacattagattaTTAGAGTAGCCCTGTTTTACAACTTTTTCTTTCCCAaccttcaaattttataatagaaaTACTAAGTAGAAATCgtatacaaaaaagaaaataaatactagCAGAAATTTAGAAGCAACTGGTGGAGAAATTAGACTCCACCATTGCCTAGTGTAAGAGAAAGTCATTATGAGTTCCCGATGAACTGAACTTCTGCGAAGGCTCTGCTTGTTGAGTCAGAGTGATCATGAACAGAAAAACAGAACAAAATTATCACCTAATGGAGATTTTTGCTAAGATGAATGAAGAAATGAGTAGGATAAGTCTTGGTATAATTTATTGTAATGTCAACAATAATGGGTCCAATTAATTATAGAAAACACTGTTGTATGCCAAAAGAAGAATTATGTTAACATAATAATCATACTTTTATATGTTTTGCCATatcaaaaagaaataataatcatACTTTTATAGATAACAGAAAGActcttaaaaaaagaatatagatAACAGAAAGACAACACGCTTGTTGATTAACTTCAGACGTGACCCCAACAATTAATTTGTTGTTCGTTGTTTGTGATGCTTCGTGGGTGTGGAATTGGATGACCATTGGCTCATTTCTTATCCTTCCATTTTATTCGATTCAATtcgataaattattataaacactTTCTAAATTTCAACACAAAAAAACATTCCATCGTGTTGCACATTTGCTTTCCtttcaaatataacaaaaattaacagaaaatacAGGCTTAATATATCGTAGGGAAAGTTCAGGGTGATAgcgaattttaaatttttatttttaaattaattttgaaaataaaatgcattcgataaaaatgaaattaaaataatttttaatttaatttcaaaatatttttacattattttgaatgctaagaaaaaatatttatgaatttggtattttgttttaaaatatatatattgtcacTACCACTAACATGAGAGATATAAGGTTAACATGAGAGATATAAGGTTTGTTTAATGGTTGTTGGAAAAAGATTTGTTGGAGAGGAGAAGGCTAGCAAGTTCGAATCACATCAACTCatatttctaacaaaattaataagctAACTAGGGATGATAAAACGAGTTAGACCAAGCGGGCTAACCCGCTATCAATTTGGCGGGACGAGGTAGAGATCTTGGTCTACCATCCCGACATGATTCACTCGCCTAAGCTGCCAACCTGTCAAGCCAAAGGCGGGGTGGGACGAGTTGGCCCGTCAAGCCgcaatattaattgttttttataaataataattatattaatatatgatattactaaaaaaaagggtataaaggatctTTTTGATTGGTTTATGTTTAATTACTATGTATTGTTTAAgattttaagattaattttagaatttatgACTTTGTGTTGTGATTTATCTATTTGGTACACTTATTATTATCAGTTATTAAAAACTATTAGTATTTTGTGTGGTTTAAATACTTTGTGTGATTTCAGATTTTAAGACTAGCTTGTTATTTTAACTACTTTgtattgtcaattatttttttaagagtttttatttttttctagaaGGCAGGTCAGCATGTCCAACCCGTCAAAATTGAGTAGGTCAATCTGCCTTACCCCTTTTTGGCAAGCTAGGGCTGGCCAAAATGAGTTGAGTCAACCTGTTTTGTCATCCCTAAAACTAACAtatgcttattaaaaaaaatccaacaccagcatcaccaccaccacaagCACCATCGTCACCAACACAACATGGCCACCCCCATCGTTGACACAACATGGTAACCGTCACCACTATCATCGTCATTATAGCCAATGCCTTCGCCACTACTACTATCGCCACTACTACTTCCACATGCATCATCATCACCATTGTTGCTACATCTACCACCAACATTGTTACTACCTCCACCAGCATCACCACTAATACTAGCACATTATTGTCATCACCATCATTATATTGTCGCCACCACCTGAAGGTGAGCTGACGGGCTAGCGGACTGACCCGcccataaaagaaacaaaaactcttaaaaaataattgataatataaagtatttaaaataacaaactaGTCCTAAAATCTTAAGTCACACAAAGTACTTAAACTACACAAAATACTAGTAGTCAAtactaactaataataataagtctATCAAGTAGTTAAATCACAACACAAAGTCATAAATTCTAAAACTACTCTTAAAATCTTAAACAATACAAAGTAATTAAACATAAACCGAACTAAAAGACTCTtcctacctttttttttaatttttttagtagtttcatatattaatataattataatttataaaaaaaattaatattgtggGCTAGCGAGCCAACCCGCCCCACCTTGCCTTTAGCCCAATAAGTTGGTGGGTTAGGTGACACGGGACATAGTGGGCTGATGGGCCAAGATCTCCAGCCTGCTTTGTCCTATTTTTGGCGAGCTAATGGCTAGGCAGGCCAAAATGGGTTGGGTCAGTCCGTTTTGTCATTCATATAACTAATATATgctcattataaaaaaaaaatccaccacTAGCATCATCACCACCATCACCAACACAACATGGCCACCAACATCACCGACACAACATGGTCATCGTCACCAATATCATCGCCATTATAGCCACTGTCTCTGCCATTACTACTATCACCACTATTGCTTCCACATGCATCATCATCACCACTACCATCATTGTTGTTACATTTACCATCAACATTGTTACTACCTCTACTAGCATTGCCACCACTACTAGCACATTGTCGCCACCACCATCATTATCATTGTCGTCATCGTCACTATCACCACCATTATCATCACTAGTACTAATATCATTGcactattaatattatcatttccACAACCACCACCAAATCACTACTACCTCCACCTGCACTTCCACCACCACTACCACAATGTTGTTGTCATCATTATTGGTGTTGTCGTTGCTACTACTACCACCAACAACATTGACTCCGCTACCAATGTTGTCATGAACATCATCACTGTTATCATCATCACTACTACCTTTACTaacatttttgttgttgttaatacTACCACCACCATACAAACATgcctttaaattaatttaaactatatagggaatttttaaactaaaaaactacaataaaacaaacctaatttttaaaaaataaaaatcaccctaaactaaaaactattttttaaaaagtaaaatctaattttagatttttaaattattttaaacttataaataaaGACCACCATGATTTGGCCCTAAGTAACAATTATGCAATCAAGAGTGGGAACATGAATAGTGTCAAATAACTTATGATAAGTGGTGACTGTTATGTAATGACGAGAATAACTTAACCTTGTGTTTGGATCAGgaatatcaaaatttcaaggaatttaaaatgtctagaatttgaattgctttgattttaattttcttcatttttcaaatgctttgtttggataaatcaattcaaatttcttccattttaaattctttgtttggataggacaattcaatttcctccatatgcaaaatttcaattttatattttaaatagatgaaattttaatattaaactttataaaaataaacacagtctaattttgaaatattaattaaaaaatattttcaatttttaataatttataaatacaaaatattgataattttaactggATTGTTTTGCCTAACCACAACCATTGATGTTTTTAAACCGGCATCAACCAAGGCTATTTTTCGGTCAACAtcaaataggattttttttgtcaaagtatgcCAAGAATATTTGTCAGCTGACATCAGTCGGGACTATTTTTTGGCTAACGttggttgagtctatttttcaACCAatgttggctagatttttttaCCAACGCCGGCTAGAATTTGTTTGGCCGACAACGGCTAGGGTCTTTTCGAACGACATTGACCAAGGCTATTTTTAGCCAAAGTCAGCCTAAAAAATCCTAGCAAgcattgacaaaaaaatctatcaaatatcggctaaaaaatagtttGGTCAATGCCGACCAATAGAACCTACCcgatgttggctaaaaaatatcattggtcAACGTTGGTCGAAAAATCCCTAGTCGAAGTTGGCTAACAAATAACCCTGACCAATGTCAGACAAAAAACCCTACCCAacatcaattataaaataatcttggctgatgttggctaaaaaatagctctaaccgatgtcgaccgaaaaaactctagtggatgtcgactgtaagaacctagtcgatgtcaactaaaaatagtcatgtcCGATGTTGGTCAAAAATATCTAGCTGGTGTTAGTAGAAAAAACCCTAGCCAACATCAATCAAAAAACCTagctaatgtggttaagaaataaCTCTGGCTGATGTAAGCTAGAAAATCCTAGTCAATGTCagcaaaaaaatcctaaccgaTGTCGGCTAAGAAAATATAGTTGACATAAGCCAAAACACCCTAACTaacatcaactaaaaaaaaactctagctaatattaactaaaaatagttttaactgaTGTTGGCTGAAAAAACCTAACTGACGTTGGCTGAAAAACCCTAACAGGTgtctactcaaaagttagtcatgaccgatgttagtagaaaaaatctagccaacgtcggccaaaaaaatcattgatcaacgtcaactgaaaaaacctggatgacaacgaccaaaaaaatcattggccGACGTTAGTAAAAATTTCCCATAATTGACGTCagtgagaaaataaccctaaccaacatcatctaaaaaaaatcttagccgATATCGacaaaaaaatagctttggttgacattatacaaaaaaattctgacCGAAAAAACCTCGGCCAATATCcgtgaaaaacaacttatgtcgATATCAATcgtaaaaactttggtcaccCATAGTTGTGAGTATTGGGCAAGAAAGAATCGCGAGCAAGAACGTGAGTTAGAGTGAGCAtctccaaaaaaataatttcaaattctatattattttagagaatttgaaatctcactgttttagtcaatcaaaatgattcataaaaataccaaaaattaaatctcatttcaaatactctatccaaacaaactattttatcatgaattattttaaatttcttgaaaaaataaattcctCTATTAAAttactccatccaaacacactataaatTTTTCTCACAAATGATATCAAAATGATCTAGTCAAGCCTTTGAACAATAAGGGCCCACAAGATGAATTACTTTTAATGATCAATACGGCACTGGTGTTGGTTCCAAGATCAAGTGAAGATGGGAGTATTGGTAAATGCACTTCAACATTCAAGTCAACATGTGAACTAATAAATTTACTTAGACTACAACTTTaactcttttttcttgtttagatCACAACTCAAATTATAGAAAGGTGATTGAAGTGAATTTGGTCTCCACGAAAAATTAAGCATATTGTATTGTGAGGACCAAAACAAGTTATTTCTAAATTAAgggattaaaaaataagttttgaatGTGGAAACTAtgctatttttaaatatgagaacaaaaaaattattttaaaatttgagagactaaaaaaatcatttttacacTTGTGGGACTAAAAAAACTTTGCCTAAATT
It includes:
- the LOC121174381 gene encoding uncharacterized protein DDB_G0290685-like, whose protein sequence is MYAEIAINYKHRQRRSRVTASRQRGEQVFAEVQAERYSSGEGDGHWACLYGGGSINNNKNVSKGSSDDDNSDDVHDNIGSGVNVVGGSSSNDNTNNDDNNIVVVVVEVQVEVVVICSGGNASRGSNNVDGKCNNNDGSGDDDACGSNSGDSSNGRDSGYNGDDIGDDDHVVSVIISGDAGGGSNNVGGRCSNNGDDDACGSSSGDSSSGEGIGYNDDDSGDGYHVVSTMGVAMLCW